The following are from one region of the Gammaproteobacteria bacterium genome:
- the yidC gene encoding membrane protein insertase YidC, whose product METRKLILIIIFSTSLLFLWDAWQKELYPPASQVMSGASADSANQRHDPLPVPGDELTASASGTGAASEIEGVSPSITPNLFTIGEKIHVKTDLVVAEIDTAGGDIRQLGLIAHPSREDISKPYELLLDKTARFQVAQSGLIGNGLPNHKTKYTVDSNNYELQPGQDKVTVRLLAPEVDGVQVAKIYTFHRGSYVIDVEFEVVNHSDAAIIPFSYFQMLRDANDPTGASTMVHSYTGPAMYTDEEKFLKIKFSDLDKNKAEYPTNADNGWIAMLEHYFLTAWLPPQNTPREYFAKRLAPNQYTAGVIAPVGTIEPGQTKNITMPFYAGPQEQNKLAELAPGLDLTVDYGWLTILAKPLFWLLSFYHSWTDNWGAAIILLTLTVKLLFFPLSAAGYRSMAKMRVVTPKLQRIREQYASDRQRMHQAMMEFYKEEKINPMGGCLPILVQIPVFIALFWTLLAAVELRYAPLALWITDMSVPDPYYVLPVIMGISMWIQSKLSPTPTDPIQAKVMQIMPIAFSVFFFFFPAGLVLYSLCNNILSIAQQWQITRMYEIKAEGDANKNKKKSKNVPEPAEKNLQSTALATTEEEIITELEANIAANSGQSEKKQSQQAATPGKSKAAVKAKSTPQGKRPRKK is encoded by the coding sequence ATGGAAACAAGAAAACTCATACTTATCATTATCTTCTCCACCTCGCTACTGTTTTTGTGGGATGCTTGGCAAAAAGAATTATATCCTCCGGCTTCGCAAGTCATGTCGGGAGCATCTGCTGATTCCGCAAATCAGCGCCATGATCCATTGCCGGTGCCCGGCGATGAATTGACTGCTTCCGCAAGCGGAACTGGAGCCGCCTCGGAAATCGAAGGTGTCAGTCCGTCAATAACGCCCAATCTGTTTACTATCGGTGAGAAAATTCATGTCAAAACGGATTTGGTTGTGGCAGAAATCGATACGGCAGGCGGCGATATCCGTCAGCTTGGCTTGATTGCGCATCCATCCAGGGAAGATATCAGCAAACCCTATGAGCTGTTACTGGATAAAACCGCGCGATTCCAAGTTGCGCAGTCAGGGTTGATCGGAAACGGTCTGCCCAATCATAAAACAAAATATACCGTAGATTCGAATAACTATGAACTGCAACCTGGACAGGACAAGGTTACAGTGCGTCTTCTCGCACCGGAAGTCGACGGTGTGCAAGTTGCCAAAATTTATACTTTCCATCGCGGCAGTTATGTCATTGATGTGGAATTCGAAGTCGTAAATCACAGTGATGCTGCGATTATTCCATTCTCTTATTTTCAGATGCTGCGGGATGCGAACGATCCCACGGGTGCCAGTACCATGGTTCATTCCTATACCGGCCCGGCGATGTATACGGATGAAGAAAAGTTTCTGAAAATAAAATTTTCCGATCTGGATAAAAACAAAGCGGAATATCCGACCAATGCGGACAATGGCTGGATAGCCATGCTCGAACATTATTTCTTGACGGCCTGGCTGCCTCCGCAAAATACACCGCGTGAATATTTTGCCAAGCGTCTGGCGCCCAACCAGTATACCGCCGGCGTTATTGCACCGGTCGGCACGATTGAACCGGGGCAGACGAAAAATATTACCATGCCTTTCTATGCCGGTCCGCAGGAGCAGAATAAGCTTGCAGAACTGGCACCCGGTCTCGATCTGACAGTCGATTATGGTTGGTTGACGATTCTTGCCAAGCCGCTCTTCTGGCTGCTTTCCTTCTATCATTCATGGACGGATAACTGGGGGGCTGCCATTATTTTGCTGACGTTGACAGTCAAACTTCTATTCTTTCCATTGTCGGCTGCGGGCTATCGTTCCATGGCAAAAATGCGCGTGGTGACACCCAAACTGCAGCGCATACGCGAGCAATACGCCAGTGACCGGCAGCGTATGCATCAGGCGATGATGGAATTCTACAAAGAAGAGAAAATCAACCCGATGGGAGGATGTTTACCGATTCTGGTGCAAATCCCGGTATTTATCGCGTTATTCTGGACGTTACTGGCAGCGGTTGAGCTGCGCTATGCGCCGCTTGCGTTATGGATAACCGATATGTCAGTGCCCGATCCGTATTACGTGCTTCCGGTGATTATGGGCATATCGATGTGGATTCAATCAAAACTTAGCCCCACACCGACGGACCCGATCCAAGCGAAAGTCATGCAGATCATGCCGATCGCTTTTAGTGTGTTCTTTTTCTTCTTTCCGGCGGGTCTTGTGCTTTATTCGCTGTGCAACAACATCCTCTCCATTGCGCAACAATGGCAAATAACGCGCATGTATGAAATCAAGGCCGAGGGAGATGCCAATAAGAATAAGAAAAAAAGCAAAAACGTGCCTGAACCGGCTGAGAAAAATCTTCAGTCGACTGCATTGGCAACCACTGAAGAAGAAATAATTACTGAGCTGGAAGCCAATATTGCTGCAAATAGCGGGCAGAGTGAGAAGAAACAATCACAGCAGGCAGCTACTCCCGGTAAAAGTAAAGCGGCAGTCAAAGCGAAAAGTACGCCGCAGGGAAAAAGACCAAGGAAAAAATAG
- the yidD gene encoding membrane protein insertion efficiency factor YidD, whose protein sequence is MSRLIIALIKFYQYCISPLFAPSCRFSPTCSQYACDAYAKYGFFHGTRLSVWRVLRCNPWSKGGYEPIP, encoded by the coding sequence ATGTCACGGTTAATTATTGCCTTAATAAAATTCTATCAATATTGTATTAGCCCTCTTTTTGCGCCATCATGCCGTTTTAGTCCAACTTGTTCACAATACGCTTGCGATGCATACGCTAAATATGGTTTTTTTCATGGAACACGATTGAGTGTCTGGCGCGTACTGCGTTGCAATCCCTGGAGTAAAGGCGGTTACGAGCCCATCCCTTAA
- the rnpA gene encoding ribonuclease P protein component: MFRFVETGSLPRNYRLRKAAEFAAVINLKCQASGDLIQIYMKPNEFEYARLGLIVAKRVERSAVKRNKIKRILREAFRKNRFYDQTIKMDWVMRLRRPVPRSELIRLAAETQSLMLQLQQCHG, encoded by the coding sequence ATTTTTAGATTTGTTGAAACCGGTTCTTTGCCCAGAAATTACAGATTACGTAAGGCAGCTGAGTTTGCTGCGGTAATCAATTTGAAATGCCAGGCCAGTGGTGATTTAATCCAAATTTATATGAAGCCGAATGAGTTTGAATATGCGCGGCTAGGATTAATTGTTGCAAAAAGAGTTGAACGGTCTGCGGTTAAACGCAATAAAATTAAACGTATTTTACGGGAAGCGTTTCGCAAGAACCGGTTTTACGACCAAACGATAAAAATGGATTGGGTTATGCGGTTACGGCGGCCTGTCCCCAGAAGCGAGTTGATAAGGTTGGCTGCTGAGACACAATCATTAATGCTTCAACTACAGCAATGTCACGGTTAA
- the rpmH gene encoding 50S ribosomal protein L34, whose amino-acid sequence MKRTYQPSVTRRKRTHGFLVRMRTRGGAAVIRARRAKGRARLSV is encoded by the coding sequence ATGAAACGTACTTATCAACCTTCAGTGACGAGAAGAAAACGTACACATGGATTTCTAGTTCGCATGAGAACGCGTGGTGGGGCAGCAGTTATCCGCGCTCGCCGTGCAAAAGGGCGCGCTCGATTAAGCGTTTAG
- a CDS encoding RNA methyltransferase: MSTLCPLDNIRIVLSHTSHPGNIGAAARAMKTMGLHSLYLVNPKSFPEQEADARAANAVDVLHKTKVCEDLDEALENTVQTAAITARPRELSPVVFDARQGARELLQLAQRQPVALLFGRENSGLTTAEVNKCQIIIHIPANPDYPSLNLASAVQIMAYELRMALTENTEPAAIDRKLANFDELESLYAHLERLMTVSGFLDPQKPKLLMQRIRRMLARIRLEKEEVQILRGILTALGKRW, from the coding sequence ATGAGCACGCTCTGTCCGCTTGATAACATTCGCATCGTGCTCAGTCACACGAGTCACCCCGGTAACATCGGTGCGGCGGCGCGGGCCATGAAAACGATGGGGCTGCACTCACTGTATCTGGTTAATCCGAAATCTTTCCCTGAGCAGGAAGCGGATGCCCGCGCTGCCAATGCCGTTGATGTTTTACACAAAACCAAAGTTTGCGAAGATCTTGATGAGGCACTAGAGAACACTGTCCAGACCGCCGCAATTACAGCGCGGCCGCGCGAGCTATCGCCCGTTGTTTTCGACGCCAGACAGGGTGCGCGGGAATTACTGCAACTGGCGCAGCGGCAGCCGGTAGCATTACTGTTCGGCCGTGAAAACTCCGGTCTCACAACCGCGGAAGTCAATAAATGCCAGATCATCATTCATATCCCGGCAAATCCCGATTATCCTTCATTAAACTTGGCTAGCGCGGTGCAAATAATGGCTTATGAACTACGCATGGCGCTGACTGAAAATACCGAACCTGCTGCCATTGACAGGAAGCTGGCGAACTTCGATGAGCTGGAATCATTGTATGCGCATCTTGAACGGCTAATGACCGTTAGCGGCTTTCTTGATCCGCAAAAGCCTAAGCTACTGATGCAACGGATCCGCCGCATGCTCGCCCGGATACGGCTGGAAAAAGAAGAAGTGCAGATTTTGCGCGGTATTTTGACAGCTTTGGGTAAGCGCTGGTAA
- the argB gene encoding acetylglutamate kinase, with the protein MSTSHILAKEKAKILAEALPYIQRFHGKTIVIKYGGNAMIEENLKHGFARDVVLLKLVGMNPVIVHGGGPQIDDMLKRVGKQGEFIQGMRVTDAETMNVVEMVLGGSVNKDIVNLINRHGGKAVGLTGKDGAFIRAKKMLMADREAAGKWINIGQVGEIESIDPTLIALLDTQDFIPVIAPIGVGADGESYNINADLVAGKLAEILQAEKLILLSNIPGVLDKNGSLLTGLTAQRVDELFADGTISGGMLPKIGSALDAVKQGVKSCHIIDGRVEHALLLEILTDQGIGTLIKEN; encoded by the coding sequence ATGTCGACTTCCCATATTCTTGCTAAAGAAAAGGCCAAAATTCTGGCCGAAGCTCTGCCGTATATCCAACGCTTTCACGGTAAAACTATCGTCATTAAATATGGCGGCAACGCCATGATTGAGGAAAATCTGAAGCATGGGTTTGCGCGCGATGTCGTGTTGCTGAAATTGGTCGGCATGAATCCGGTAATTGTTCATGGCGGCGGCCCGCAGATCGACGATATGCTCAAACGTGTCGGGAAACAAGGTGAATTTATCCAAGGCATGCGCGTGACCGATGCCGAGACTATGAATGTAGTTGAAATGGTGTTGGGCGGATCGGTTAACAAAGATATCGTGAATCTGATCAATCGTCACGGCGGCAAAGCGGTCGGCCTGACGGGCAAGGACGGCGCTTTTATCCGTGCTAAAAAAATGCTCATGGCGGACCGGGAAGCAGCAGGTAAATGGATCAATATCGGCCAGGTTGGTGAGATCGAATCGATCGATCCGACGCTTATCGCACTTCTCGATACGCAGGATTTTATTCCGGTAATCGCACCAATCGGCGTGGGTGCGGACGGCGAATCGTATAACATCAATGCCGATTTGGTGGCTGGAAAACTGGCGGAAATTCTCCAAGCGGAAAAACTGATTTTGCTGTCAAATATTCCCGGTGTGCTGGACAAAAACGGCAGCTTGTTAACCGGTTTAACCGCACAAAGAGTCGATGAATTGTTTGCCGATGGTACTATATCCGGCGGCATGCTGCCTAAAATAGGATCGGCGCTGGATGCGGTCAAGCAAGGCGTCAAGTCTTGTCACATTATTGACGGACGCGTGGAACATGCACTGCTGCTGGAGATTTTGACTGATCAAGGTATCGGAACGCTGATCAAAGAAAATTAG
- a CDS encoding chemotaxis protein CheW: MKGTDSHETASAVLGVAAGEDRYLISMTEVSEVIPIPKLAHVPLTQPWFLGLANVRGNLYGITDLGVYLGGHSAPFNLKSRILLVSSGNKQYAGFIVNSMLGIRDLSEFSSVKIAKKKLPKCITAQYKDAEGRQWRELSLLKLIGDEEFLRIACE, encoded by the coding sequence ATGAAAGGTACCGATAGCCACGAGACTGCGTCAGCCGTTCTGGGCGTTGCAGCGGGCGAGGATCGTTATCTGATTTCCATGACCGAAGTCAGTGAAGTGATACCGATACCCAAATTAGCGCACGTTCCATTGACGCAGCCGTGGTTTCTAGGTTTGGCCAATGTGCGTGGAAATCTCTACGGTATTACGGACCTCGGTGTTTATCTCGGCGGCCATTCCGCGCCGTTCAATTTAAAGTCACGAATCTTGCTGGTGTCGTCCGGTAATAAGCAATATGCCGGTTTTATCGTCAATAGCATGTTAGGGATACGGGATTTATCCGAATTTTCTTCGGTTAAAATAGCTAAGAAAAAACTACCGAAGTGTATTACAGCCCAATATAAAGATGCGGAAGGACGGCAATGGCGGGAGTTAAGCTTACTTAAATTGATCGGTGATGAAGAATTTCTCCGGATCGCGTGTGAATGA
- a CDS encoding BON domain-containing protein produces the protein MKHFNCGWLLLVLLSPFLTGCVPMFAVGTAAGTGAYISEDRRTSGMFIEDEGIELKSARRIHQQFGDKVHINVTSYNRMVLLSGEAPTETIKTDIGRLVMGVDNVRRIFNEIAVAGNTSLASRSNDTLLTSKVKTRFLAERKFQINHVKIVTENEVVYLLGVVTRQEADSAAQIASSTSGVKKVVKVFEYLN, from the coding sequence ATGAAACACTTCAACTGCGGCTGGCTATTGCTTGTTTTATTATCGCCATTTCTGACCGGTTGCGTCCCTATGTTTGCAGTCGGCACTGCAGCGGGAACGGGAGCTTATATCTCTGAAGATCGCAGAACCAGTGGCATGTTCATCGAAGATGAAGGTATTGAACTCAAAAGTGCACGACGCATTCATCAGCAATTTGGCGATAAAGTGCACATCAATGTTACCAGTTACAACCGCATGGTTCTGTTAAGCGGTGAAGCTCCTACTGAGACTATCAAAACCGATATCGGCAGGCTCGTGATGGGTGTCGATAATGTACGCAGAATTTTCAATGAAATTGCTGTCGCCGGAAACACTTCACTGGCCTCCCGCAGCAATGACACACTGCTTACCTCTAAAGTAAAAACGCGTTTTCTCGCTGAGCGTAAGTTTCAGATCAATCATGTCAAAATTGTGACGGAAAATGAAGTCGTTTATTTGCTGGGTGTCGTTACGCGGCAAGAAGCCGATAGCGCGGCTCAGATTGCGAGCTCCACTTCCGGCGTGAAAAAAGTCGTAAAAGTATTCGAATATCTGAATTAG
- a CDS encoding FAD-binding protein has product MLPENLLTELRSLFPSDRFYTDPADCYAYAYDNSRKIYPPDAVLFPLTTAEVQQAVRLCNRYRIPLIPRGRGTGTAGGSLPEFGGIALSMERMLNIISVDPANRVIIAEPGVLNQTIQETAKPYGFFWPPDPSSAMFSTIGGNIATSAGGPHAVKYGTTREHVLGLKAVTGTGDLITTGCYTTKGVVGYDLTRLLIGSEGTLAIITEATLKLTALPAAIAGITAHFRDLASCTAAIVKIMALPQLPSALEFLDSGSLSLIRSRYPDMLPVNTNAMLMIEVDGSRNDIADSIAAILAACQSDGLIHAAEVENTGALWKARKALSPLLREIAPKKINEDIVVPVDTLPQFLHGLTQLSAHYQLHNVNFGHAGNGNIHVNLLINPDNADEVVRAERCLNEIFDLVIKLRGTLSGEHGVGSEKRAFVTKEIDRVTLELMRNIKRLFDPNNILNPGKLFPAVEKT; this is encoded by the coding sequence ATGCTACCGGAAAATTTGCTTACTGAATTACGCAGCCTTTTTCCATCCGATCGTTTCTATACCGATCCGGCTGATTGCTACGCCTATGCCTATGACAACAGCCGCAAGATTTATCCTCCGGATGCCGTATTGTTTCCGCTTACTACCGCCGAAGTGCAACAGGCTGTCAGATTATGCAACCGCTATCGGATCCCACTTATTCCTCGCGGACGCGGCACGGGAACCGCTGGCGGTAGCTTGCCGGAATTTGGCGGTATCGCTTTATCAATGGAGCGCATGCTGAACATTATTTCGGTTGATCCAGCCAATCGAGTGATCATTGCTGAGCCCGGTGTATTGAATCAAACCATACAAGAAACAGCAAAGCCTTATGGTTTTTTCTGGCCGCCGGACCCTTCCAGTGCTATGTTTTCGACCATCGGCGGAAATATCGCGACCAGTGCTGGCGGACCACACGCAGTTAAATACGGCACTACCCGCGAGCACGTGCTAGGCCTGAAAGCTGTTACCGGCACCGGAGATTTGATTACCACAGGATGCTACACCACCAAAGGTGTCGTCGGTTATGATCTTACCCGCCTCCTGATTGGTTCGGAGGGCACACTCGCCATCATTACCGAAGCGACACTCAAACTTACTGCATTGCCCGCTGCCATCGCCGGTATCACAGCGCATTTTCGCGATTTAGCCAGTTGCACCGCCGCTATTGTTAAAATTATGGCATTACCGCAACTGCCTAGCGCGCTTGAGTTCTTGGATTCCGGTTCACTGAGTTTAATACGAAGTCGCTACCCCGATATGCTTCCTGTAAACACAAACGCTATGCTAATGATCGAGGTTGATGGTTCCCGCAACGACATTGCCGATTCGATAGCGGCAATTCTGGCGGCATGCCAATCAGACGGTTTAATTCATGCCGCAGAAGTCGAAAATACAGGCGCTTTATGGAAGGCTCGTAAAGCGCTCTCACCGCTGTTGCGCGAGATTGCACCGAAGAAAATCAATGAGGATATTGTTGTGCCTGTTGATACATTGCCGCAATTTCTGCATGGATTGACACAGCTCAGCGCACACTACCAGCTGCACAATGTCAATTTTGGTCATGCCGGCAATGGCAATATCCATGTAAACCTATTGATTAATCCAGACAATGCGGATGAAGTGGTACGAGCAGAGCGCTGCTTGAATGAAATATTCGACCTAGTGATTAAGCTTCGCGGCACACTTTCAGGCGAACATGGTGTTGGCAGCGAAAAGCGCGCTTTTGTAACTAAAGAAATTGATCGTGTGACTTTAGAATTAATGCGGAATATCAAACGATTGTTTGATCCTAACAATATACTGAATCCGGGTAAGTTATTTCCTGCAGTAGAAAAAACCTGA
- a CDS encoding protoheme IX farnesyltransferase — translation MATSMTWHETAVRINQFYRLTKPRVVSLIVFTAVIGMFMAVPGAVPLDTLFFGTVGIALVAGAAAALNCLVEQKMDAVMARTKGRPLPQGKVSVPETLFFLLLVGGFGLFILYEWVNELTMWLTLGTFVGYAIIYTVILKPLTPQNIVIGGASGAMPPVLGWTAVTGEIASDALLLFLIIFAWTPPHFWALALYRKNEYASIGMPMLPVTHGDQFTKLHVLLYTVILCVITILPYITQMSGLIYLVSSTILNGIFMYYAIEIYRNYSDQLAREAFRYSILYLALLFVALLVDHYFFF, via the coding sequence ATGGCTACCAGTATGACATGGCATGAAACAGCAGTGCGAATAAACCAATTTTACCGGCTGACAAAGCCGCGCGTTGTATCGCTAATTGTATTCACGGCAGTTATAGGAATGTTTATGGCAGTTCCTGGTGCAGTGCCTCTCGACACTTTGTTTTTTGGAACTGTAGGCATAGCATTAGTTGCTGGTGCTGCGGCAGCATTAAATTGTTTGGTTGAACAAAAAATGGACGCAGTAATGGCGCGCACAAAAGGTAGACCTTTGCCGCAAGGAAAAGTAAGCGTACCAGAAACACTTTTTTTTCTGCTGCTTGTCGGTGGATTTGGCTTATTTATATTATATGAATGGGTGAATGAATTAACCATGTGGTTAACACTAGGCACTTTTGTGGGTTATGCCATTATTTATACGGTTATCTTAAAACCGCTAACGCCTCAAAATATCGTAATCGGAGGAGCATCAGGTGCTATGCCCCCGGTACTTGGATGGACAGCTGTTACCGGTGAAATAGCAAGCGATGCATTGTTGCTATTTCTGATCATATTCGCCTGGACGCCTCCTCATTTTTGGGCATTGGCGCTGTACAGAAAAAATGAATATGCTTCAATTGGTATGCCGATGCTACCCGTTACACACGGTGATCAATTTACGAAATTGCACGTACTGTTGTATACCGTTATTTTATGTGTAATTACAATATTGCCTTACATCACACAAATGAGCGGACTGATCTATTTGGTGAGCTCAACAATACTCAATGGCATTTTTATGTACTACGCTATTGAGATATACCGCAATTACAGCGATCAATTGGCGCGCGAAGCGTTTCGTTATTCCATACTCTATTTAGCGCTACTGTTCGTGGCGTTGCTTGTGGATCACTATTTCTTTTTCTAG
- a CDS encoding SURF1 family protein, with protein sequence MTVLGYRFEPKLWAITITVVFVIIFVELGKWQLSRAEEKNTQHEQLEQYAKQPAVTLPGILVKLKDFQYRDIEVSGEYLPEYTIYLDNKTYQGRAGYHVITPLKISNSALAIAVNRGWIATGYDRSILPLVKEVIGEVRVTGIVASSDIRTLELSDKIVEGPVWDNFNLERYQEVIGLRLQPLMLLQKSDEKDGLIRDWSKPDSGASKNIGYAIQWFSLAATAVIIFIVLNVKRNK encoded by the coding sequence ATGACCGTATTGGGGTATCGCTTTGAACCAAAGTTATGGGCAATCACGATAACAGTTGTTTTTGTAATAATTTTTGTTGAATTGGGGAAGTGGCAATTATCCCGCGCAGAAGAAAAAAATACTCAACATGAACAACTGGAACAATATGCAAAACAACCGGCCGTTACATTGCCAGGTATTTTAGTAAAGCTGAAAGATTTTCAGTATCGGGATATAGAGGTAAGCGGTGAATACTTACCGGAATATACAATTTATTTAGATAACAAAACTTACCAAGGGCGTGCAGGTTATCATGTCATCACACCACTTAAAATTTCCAATAGCGCTCTTGCGATAGCAGTTAATCGAGGCTGGATTGCGACGGGATACGACAGGTCAATATTGCCGTTAGTCAAGGAAGTTATCGGCGAAGTGAGAGTGACAGGGATTGTTGCATCATCAGATATTAGAACATTAGAACTTTCAGACAAAATTGTCGAAGGGCCCGTGTGGGATAATTTTAATTTGGAGCGCTATCAAGAAGTAATTGGATTGCGCCTACAGCCGCTGATGTTGTTACAAAAAAGCGATGAGAAAGATGGCTTGATACGCGACTGGAGCAAACCTGATTCTGGTGCTTCTAAGAATATCGGGTATGCGATTCAGTGGTTTTCGTTAGCTGCTACAGCTGTAATTATTTTTATAGTATTGAATGTCAAGCGAAATAAATAA
- a CDS encoding cytochrome c oxidase subunit 3: MSQESGHYYVPAPSSYPIIGSTAILFMGSGAALTMNKMELGYGLLAVGFAILIYMMFGWFGTVARESESGKYGEQVDRSFRWGMSWFIFTEVMFFCAFFGALFYMRNLSIPWLQEESTVLGNTFWSAYDGKWPTAGPGAHEKFTSMGAWGLPAFNTLLLLTSGVTVTIAHWRLKENRRDGLKLWLLATVALGATFIACQAYEYIHAYNDLNLKLSTGAYGSTFFMLTGFHGFHVTIGTIMLFVIYCRSAAGHFTPEHHFGFEGVAWYWHFVDVVWLGLFVFVYLM, encoded by the coding sequence ATGAGTCAAGAATCAGGACACTATTACGTCCCAGCTCCATCGTCGTATCCAATTATTGGATCGACGGCAATTTTATTCATGGGATCAGGCGCTGCCTTGACAATGAATAAAATGGAGTTAGGCTATGGTTTGTTAGCGGTCGGTTTTGCAATTTTAATCTATATGATGTTTGGTTGGTTCGGAACTGTCGCTAGAGAAAGTGAAAGTGGTAAATATGGAGAACAGGTTGATCGTTCGTTTCGTTGGGGAATGAGCTGGTTTATTTTTACTGAAGTCATGTTTTTCTGTGCTTTTTTTGGCGCACTCTTTTACATGCGTAATTTATCTATACCGTGGCTACAAGAAGAAAGTACAGTGCTAGGCAATACATTTTGGTCTGCATATGATGGTAAATGGCCGACTGCAGGTCCAGGAGCACACGAAAAATTCACTTCCATGGGAGCTTGGGGTTTGCCAGCGTTTAATACATTGCTGCTTTTAACTTCAGGTGTAACGGTTACGATCGCTCATTGGAGATTGAAAGAAAACAGACGTGATGGCTTGAAATTATGGTTACTGGCAACTGTAGCTTTGGGTGCAACGTTTATTGCTTGTCAAGCGTATGAATATATTCATGCATATAATGATTTAAATCTGAAATTATCGACCGGCGCATATGGTTCGACATTTTTTATGCTAACCGGTTTTCACGGTTTTCACGTGACAATTGGAACGATCATGCTCTTCGTCATTTATTGCCGCAGTGCAGCAGGACACTTCACACCTGAACATCACTTTGGTTTTGAAGGTGTAGCATGGTATTGGCACTTTGTTGACGTAGTATGGCTTGGATTGTTTGTATTTGTGTATTTGATGTAA
- a CDS encoding DUF2970 domain-containing protein produces the protein MENNAAEKRTGATIWQVAKAVMFAFMGIRKKSDLENDAATLKPAQLIVGGIIGGVLFVIGVMLLVRLVVS, from the coding sequence ATGGAAAACAATGCTGCTGAAAAACGAACTGGTGCAACAATTTGGCAAGTTGCTAAGGCAGTAATGTTTGCCTTTATGGGGATACGAAAAAAAAGCGATCTCGAAAATGATGCAGCTACATTAAAGCCAGCTCAGTTAATAGTTGGTGGAATTATTGGTGGTGTTCTTTTTGTAATTGGTGTGATGCTTTTAGTCAGATTGGTAGTTAGTTAG
- a CDS encoding cytochrome c oxidase assembly protein produces MVNSNTKANVLMMKKLLVFTLIMFVFGYALVPFYEKFCEVTGINNLLRPDVLVKDNWVDEERWVTVEFDANTRGLPWQFKPLQQSARIHPGEPVTVMYEITNNSEREINGQAIPSYSPRFLEKHLKKFECFCFTKQVLKPKETRQMPVQFVIEPGLPIDVHTVTISYTFFELPDGANPIKK; encoded by the coding sequence ATGGTAAATAGCAATACAAAAGCGAATGTTTTAATGATGAAAAAGCTGTTGGTTTTCACATTAATCATGTTTGTTTTTGGTTATGCTTTAGTGCCATTTTATGAAAAGTTTTGTGAAGTGACCGGTATTAATAATTTGCTTAGGCCGGACGTGCTGGTTAAAGACAACTGGGTGGATGAGGAGCGTTGGGTTACTGTTGAGTTTGATGCCAATACACGGGGATTGCCGTGGCAATTCAAACCTCTGCAACAAAGTGCTCGCATTCATCCAGGTGAGCCGGTAACAGTGATGTATGAAATTACTAATAATTCAGAACGTGAAATAAACGGACAAGCAATTCCTAGTTACAGTCCACGTTTTCTGGAGAAGCACTTGAAGAAATTTGAGTGCTTCTGTTTTACTAAGCAGGTTCTTAAACCAAAAGAAACGAGACAAATGCCGGTTCAGTTTGTAATCGAGCCGGGATTGCCCATCGATGTTCATACTGTGACAATTTCGTATACTTTTTTCGAATTGCCCGATGGTGCTAACCCCATCAAAAAATAG